In Osmia lignaria lignaria isolate PbOS001 chromosome 5, iyOsmLign1, whole genome shotgun sequence, a single genomic region encodes these proteins:
- the Snx27 gene encoding sorting nexin 27 isoform X2: MLTCYVTAVQCEWLESRDRRELNNSRFKAITSGNNVNVEGATHKQVVDLIKSGGDVLTLTVISVTPQEAERLEPFEDLSYASVDYSEKRSLPISVPDYHVRERKHERYVVFNVHMAGRHLCSRRYREFAALHMALKKEFIGFNFPKLPGKWPFQLSEQQLDARRRGLEQYLEKVCAVRVIAESDAMQEFLTDRLDEDGDQGPAVDLKVLLPDREVVTVTVAKAASVKDVYDAVCSRVGLDAETAKYFYLFEIVEYNFERKLQPHEHPHTLYIQNYSTASATCLAIRRWLFNVNRPLGEQALTWIFWQTVDEVNRGHITAGERLYQLKALQDASRKHEYLKLAKELSGYGDIVFPHCACDSRKEGHVVAAVGAGAFKLHAAKEDGTLESQVVEFQWDTIARWEVDEEGMAFCFQYTRQDNRPPRWLKVFTPYYTFLSDCFDRIAEEAKLDDPGE, encoded by the exons ATGTTAACGTGTTACGTGACCGCGGTTCAATGCGAGTGGTTGGAAAGTCGCGATCGCCGCGAGTTGAACAACTCGCGATTCAAAGCGATCACCAGCGG AAACAACGTGAACGTGGAGGGAGCGACTCATAAACAAGTGGTCGACCTGATCAAATCTGGAGGCGATGTTTTAACACTGACCGTGATCTCCGTGACGCCGCAGGAAGCGGAAAGGCTGGAGCCGTTCGAAGATCTCAG TTACGCGTCGGTGGACTACAGCGAGAAGCGGTCCCTCCCTATCAGCGTGCCGGACTATCATGTCCGCGAGAGGAAACACGAGCGTTACGTTGTTTTCAACGTCCACATGGCAGGCAGACACCTATGTTCGCGACGTTATCGGGAATTCGCCGCCTTGCATATGGCTTTGAAGAAGGAGTTTATTGGTTTCAACTTCCCCAAGCTTCCAGGAAAATGGCCATTCCA ATTGAGCGAGCAACAACTCGACGCGAGAAGACGAGGACTGGAACAATATTTGGAGAAGGTTTGCGCTGTACGGGTGATCGCGGAAAGCGACGCGATGCAAGAATTCCTGACCGACAGGCTGGACGAGGACGGTGATCAAGGACCGGCTGTCGATTTGAAAGTACTGCTACCGGATCGCGAGGTGGTCACCGTCACCGTCGCGAAAGCCGCTTCCGTCAAGGATGTGTACGATGCGGTTTGCAGCAGAGTCGGCCTAGACGCGGAAACGGCTAAATACTTTTATCTATTCGAGATCGTCGAGTACAATTTCG AACGAAAGTTGCAACCTCACGAGCACCCTCACACTCTGTACATTCAGAACTACTCGACCGCCAGTGCAACGTGTCTAGCAATAAGAAGGTGGCTTTTCAATGTAAATAGACCGCTCGGAGAGCAAGCGTTAACCTGGATCTTCTGGCAGACCGTCGACGAGGTCAACAGGGGTCACATCACGGCCGGTGAACGACTCTACCAACTGAAGGCTCTGCAAGATGCCTCGAGGAAACACGAG TACCTAAAACTGGCGAAAGAATTGAGCGGTTACGGCGACATCGTGTTCCCTCATTGCGCGTGCGATTCGAGAAAGGAAGGACACGTTGTCGCGGCCGTGGGAGCCGGGGCTTTCAAATTGCACGCGGCAAAAGAAGACGGTACTTTGGAATCTCAGGTGGTTGAATTTCAATGGGACACCATCGCACGGTGGGAGGTAGACGAAGAGGGAATGGCGTTTTGCTTCCAGTACACGCGACAGGACAACCGTCCGCCGCGTTGGCTTAAAGTCTTCACACCATAC TACACGTTCCTGTCGGATTGTTTCGATCGAATAGCCGAGGAAGCGAAGTTGGATGATCCAGGAGAATGA
- the Snx27 gene encoding sorting nexin 27 isoform X1: MKPASGNGATQAQSYGELPYKRNINGWSESKMADCESEVQRLPTANEDVTRNTSVTMINNGRVPQHPVNQTNPIGQGPRCVTIYKTETGFGFNVRGQVSEGGQLRSINGELYAPLQHVSAVLPRGAAEKAGVRKGDRILEVNNVNVEGATHKQVVDLIKSGGDVLTLTVISVTPQEAERLEPFEDLSYASVDYSEKRSLPISVPDYHVRERKHERYVVFNVHMAGRHLCSRRYREFAALHMALKKEFIGFNFPKLPGKWPFQLSEQQLDARRRGLEQYLEKVCAVRVIAESDAMQEFLTDRLDEDGDQGPAVDLKVLLPDREVVTVTVAKAASVKDVYDAVCSRVGLDAETAKYFYLFEIVEYNFERKLQPHEHPHTLYIQNYSTASATCLAIRRWLFNVNRPLGEQALTWIFWQTVDEVNRGHITAGERLYQLKALQDASRKHEYLKLAKELSGYGDIVFPHCACDSRKEGHVVAAVGAGAFKLHAAKEDGTLESQVVEFQWDTIARWEVDEEGMAFCFQYTRQDNRPPRWLKVFTPYYTFLSDCFDRIAEEAKLDDPGE; this comes from the exons ATGAAGCCTGCATCTGGCAACGGTGCTACACAAGCGCAGTCTTACGGCGAATTGCCGTACAAAAGGAACATCAATGGGTGGTCAGAAAGTAAGATGGCGGACTGCGAGTCGGAGGTGCAGCGTTTGCCAACCGCCAACGAAGACGTAACGAGAAACACGAGCGTAACGATGATCAACAACGGACGCGTACCTCAGCATCCGGTGAACCAGACGAATCCGATCGGACAGGGTCCGAGATGCGTCACCATTTACAAAACCGAGACTGGTTTTGGGTTCAATGTACGCGGCCAGGTCAGCGAGGGTGGACAACTGAGAAGCATCAACGGGGAACTGTACGCGCCGCTTCAGCATGTCAGCGCCGTATTACCCCGAGGTGCTGCAGAGAAAGCCGGTGTAAGAAAAGGCGATCGTATACTCGAAGT AAACAACGTGAACGTGGAGGGAGCGACTCATAAACAAGTGGTCGACCTGATCAAATCTGGAGGCGATGTTTTAACACTGACCGTGATCTCCGTGACGCCGCAGGAAGCGGAAAGGCTGGAGCCGTTCGAAGATCTCAG TTACGCGTCGGTGGACTACAGCGAGAAGCGGTCCCTCCCTATCAGCGTGCCGGACTATCATGTCCGCGAGAGGAAACACGAGCGTTACGTTGTTTTCAACGTCCACATGGCAGGCAGACACCTATGTTCGCGACGTTATCGGGAATTCGCCGCCTTGCATATGGCTTTGAAGAAGGAGTTTATTGGTTTCAACTTCCCCAAGCTTCCAGGAAAATGGCCATTCCA ATTGAGCGAGCAACAACTCGACGCGAGAAGACGAGGACTGGAACAATATTTGGAGAAGGTTTGCGCTGTACGGGTGATCGCGGAAAGCGACGCGATGCAAGAATTCCTGACCGACAGGCTGGACGAGGACGGTGATCAAGGACCGGCTGTCGATTTGAAAGTACTGCTACCGGATCGCGAGGTGGTCACCGTCACCGTCGCGAAAGCCGCTTCCGTCAAGGATGTGTACGATGCGGTTTGCAGCAGAGTCGGCCTAGACGCGGAAACGGCTAAATACTTTTATCTATTCGAGATCGTCGAGTACAATTTCG AACGAAAGTTGCAACCTCACGAGCACCCTCACACTCTGTACATTCAGAACTACTCGACCGCCAGTGCAACGTGTCTAGCAATAAGAAGGTGGCTTTTCAATGTAAATAGACCGCTCGGAGAGCAAGCGTTAACCTGGATCTTCTGGCAGACCGTCGACGAGGTCAACAGGGGTCACATCACGGCCGGTGAACGACTCTACCAACTGAAGGCTCTGCAAGATGCCTCGAGGAAACACGAG TACCTAAAACTGGCGAAAGAATTGAGCGGTTACGGCGACATCGTGTTCCCTCATTGCGCGTGCGATTCGAGAAAGGAAGGACACGTTGTCGCGGCCGTGGGAGCCGGGGCTTTCAAATTGCACGCGGCAAAAGAAGACGGTACTTTGGAATCTCAGGTGGTTGAATTTCAATGGGACACCATCGCACGGTGGGAGGTAGACGAAGAGGGAATGGCGTTTTGCTTCCAGTACACGCGACAGGACAACCGTCCGCCGCGTTGGCTTAAAGTCTTCACACCATAC TACACGTTCCTGTCGGATTGTTTCGATCGAATAGCCGAGGAAGCGAAGTTGGATGATCCAGGAGAATGA
- the LOC117604691 gene encoding monocyte to macrophage differentiation factor 2 isoform X2: MNPRACTNEAYVPTSIEHVANVATHGIWVVPSVIAGWELVRRSITWSQLISAYVYGTSLILVFTVSTFFHSVHYCNNNRQLKDALHRCDRAMIYIFIAASYFPWLNVDHFPDDELMFAMRYLVWIMAILGILYQQIFHERYKMLETIFYLIIGIGPSVAIINVSHYYDIAELKMGGFFYIFGLLFFKSDGRIPCAHAIWHVFVVIAAGLHYYAILSHVFPMINSSDNFVTKDVPSLPTLLKSHIEEL; encoded by the exons ATGAATCCTCGGGCATGTACAAATGAAGCATATGTACCTACTTCGATAGAACATGTTGCAAATGTAGCTACTCATGGAATTTGGGTTGTTCCATCTGTGATAGCAGGTTGGGAACTTGTTCGCCGTTCTATAACATGGTCACAACTAATATCAGCTTATGTATATGGTACATCTTTGATACTTGTTTTTACGGTATCAACATTTTTCCACAGTGTACACTATTGCAATAATAACAG ACAACTTAAAGACGCATTACATCGTTGCGATCGTGCTatgatttacatttttattgctGCTAGCTATTTTCCTTGGTTAAATGTTGATCATTTCCCCGACGATGAATTAATGTTTGCAATGCGTTACCTTGTTTGGATAATGGCAATTTTAGGTATACTTTATCAACAAATCTTCCATGAACGATATAAAATGttagaaacaattttttatttaattattggaATTGGCCCTAGTGTTGCAATTATTAACGTT TCTCATTATTATGATATTGCTGAGCTAAAAATGGGAGGATTCTTTTACATCTTTGGCTTGCTGTTTTTTAAATCCGATGGTCGAATACCTTGTGCACATGCAATTTGGCATGTGTTTGTTGTTATAGCAGCTGGGTTGCATTATTATGCTATACTAAGTCATGTCTTTCCAATGATTAATTCTTCAGATAATTTCGTGACGAAAGATGTGCCATCACTACCTACATTATTAAAATCTCATATTGAAgaactataa
- the LOC117604828 gene encoding nucleoside diphosphate kinase homolog 5, whose amino-acid sequence MCDCLTHKGDGDKDVLETVTLFRKCPKPYHPGKDITRPSSCDLISDKNDWIPIDSSQSDLGYTICDQIKRLSSSSSYTSSSKTYKFVSPRECECFRGEGEEEPCRAPVIAFEPCVEEEEVEEEPDVECTLMIVKPEATVYRKQIERRIFEEGFEIHQTRWLQLTPEQVSEFYSDKYGQLNFAHLVAYMASGPIIVHVLAKRRAVEEWRLLMGPTKVTEARLYYPDSIRAKYGRRGADFQNAVHGSNSREEAEREIHFFFPEFILEPLLRKEGAVDYLWETLNPVLVEALAMCCKVKPADPVLWLANWLISNNPNKPKLSQDLAIIPT is encoded by the exons ATGTGCGATTGTCTTACGCATAAAGGGGACGGGGACAAAGATGTCCTGGAAACGGTGACGCTCTTCAGGAAATGCCCGAAACCGTATCATCCCGGTAAAGATATAACCAGACCGTCGAGTTGCGACTTGATTTCAGATAAAAACGATTGGATTCCAATTGATTCGTCGCAATCCGATCTCGGATACACGATCTGCGATCAGATCAAGAGGCTATCGAGCTCGAGCAGCTACACCAGTTCCTCGAAAACG TACAAGTTCGTCAGCCCTCGAGAATGCGAGTGTTTTCGAGGAGAAGGCGAAGAGGAACCGTGCCGTGCTCCGGTGATCGCTTTCGAGCCGTGCGTCGAAGAGGAGGAAGTCGAGGAAGAACCGGACGTGGAGTGTACCCTGATGATCGTAAAACCGGAAGCGACGGTGTACAGAAAGCAAATCGAACGTCGTATATTCGAGGAAGGCTTCGAGATTCATCAAACGAGATGGCTGCAACTGACCCCGGAACAAGTGTCTGAATTTTATTCAGACAAGTACGGACAGTTGAACTTTGCGCACCTGGTCGCCTACATGGCTTCCGGTCCCATAATCGTACACGTTCTGGCGAAACGTCGAGCAGTGGAAGAATGGAGACTGCTGATGGGGCCGACAAAA GTTACCGAAGCTCGTTTGTACTATCCTGATAGCATAAGGGCTAAATATGGCAGGAGAGGCGCAGATTTTCAGAACGCTGTCCACGGGAGCAACTCTCGAGAAGAGGCTGAACGAGAAATTCACTTCTTCTTTCCCGAAT TTATACTCGAGCCACTGCTGAGAAAGGAAGGAGCAGTCGATTACTTGTGGGAAACGCTCAACCCAGTCCTCGTGGAAGCTCTGGCCATG TGTTGCAAAGTGAAGCCAGCAGACCCTGTTTTATGGCTCGCTAATTGGCTGATATCGAACAATCCTAACAAGCCAAAATTGTCACAGGACCTCGCGATCATTCCAACGTAA
- the LOC117604691 gene encoding monocyte to macrophage differentiation factor 2 isoform X1, whose product MDMFSLHQLIAAPIKNLIQFQRIKEIKWMNPRACTNEAYVPTSIEHVANVATHGIWVVPSVIAGWELVRRSITWSQLISAYVYGTSLILVFTVSTFFHSVHYCNNNRQLKDALHRCDRAMIYIFIAASYFPWLNVDHFPDDELMFAMRYLVWIMAILGILYQQIFHERYKMLETIFYLIIGIGPSVAIINVSHYYDIAELKMGGFFYIFGLLFFKSDGRIPCAHAIWHVFVVIAAGLHYYAILSHVFPMINSSDNFVTKDVPSLPTLLKSHIEEL is encoded by the exons ATGGATATGTTTAGTCTTCATCAATTAATTGCGGCGCCAATAAAAAATCTTATACAATTTCAACGTATAAAAGA aATAAAATGGATGAATCCTCGGGCATGTACAAATGAAGCATATGTACCTACTTCGATAGAACATGTTGCAAATGTAGCTACTCATGGAATTTGGGTTGTTCCATCTGTGATAGCAGGTTGGGAACTTGTTCGCCGTTCTATAACATGGTCACAACTAATATCAGCTTATGTATATGGTACATCTTTGATACTTGTTTTTACGGTATCAACATTTTTCCACAGTGTACACTATTGCAATAATAACAG ACAACTTAAAGACGCATTACATCGTTGCGATCGTGCTatgatttacatttttattgctGCTAGCTATTTTCCTTGGTTAAATGTTGATCATTTCCCCGACGATGAATTAATGTTTGCAATGCGTTACCTTGTTTGGATAATGGCAATTTTAGGTATACTTTATCAACAAATCTTCCATGAACGATATAAAATGttagaaacaattttttatttaattattggaATTGGCCCTAGTGTTGCAATTATTAACGTT TCTCATTATTATGATATTGCTGAGCTAAAAATGGGAGGATTCTTTTACATCTTTGGCTTGCTGTTTTTTAAATCCGATGGTCGAATACCTTGTGCACATGCAATTTGGCATGTGTTTGTTGTTATAGCAGCTGGGTTGCATTATTATGCTATACTAAGTCATGTCTTTCCAATGATTAATTCTTCAGATAATTTCGTGACGAAAGATGTGCCATCACTACCTACATTATTAAAATCTCATATTGAAgaactataa